One genomic window of Manihot esculenta cultivar AM560-2 chromosome 16, M.esculenta_v8, whole genome shotgun sequence includes the following:
- the LOC110603323 gene encoding LRR receptor-like serine/threonine-protein kinase EFR, with amino-acid sequence MAFSLSSSYFCLHTTVLLLCFGSAVRAGNETHQLALLQIKAKITTDPLGILSSWNSSLHFCQWNGVTCSNKHLLQGSISPHLGNLSFLRALHLQNNSLGHEIPQEIGRPRRLHLVGRIPEDFISLSKLRILVIEFNNLTGGLPPFLGNLSSLQGLLTTSNNLCGSIPNTIGQLNKLYFLSVGANMLSGLVPPSLYNLSHMKFTGSIPASLSNASNLERLTVAANGLTGNVPSLEKLHKLWWLSISANHLGTGRTGDLNFLSSISGSIPSGFGNLVNLEMLYMGDKRIPPSLGKCQNLQSFALSQNNLSGTIPREIVSIPSLAIYMNLSRNYLTDFLPVEVGLLSNLGRLDISNNMLSGEIPSSLGSCTSLEYVYLKDNTFKGSIPMSLSSLKGIQVLDFSHNNLTGTIPKFFEEFLLLRRSNLSFNDLEGMVPEGGIFKNASATSVAGNSKLCGGMAEFHMPQCNFKETKSKTGSLSMKLIIAAASGSLCAALALFSLFLFLAKRKRVEPTSSSRSSEDGKF; translated from the exons ATGGCGTTTTCCCTCTCCAGTTCATATTTCTGCTTGCATACTACAGTTCTTTTACTGTGCTTTGGCTCTGCAGTTAGAGCAGGAAATGAAACTCATCAGCTTGCATTGCTTCAAATCAAGGCCAAGATCACTACTGACCCTCTTGGCATCCTTAGTTCCTGGAATTCTTCTCTTCATTTTTGCCAGTGGAATGGCGTTACATGTAGCAACAAGCACCTCCTTCAAGGGTCTATATCCCCACACTTGGGAAACCTGAGCTTTCTACGTGCCTTGCATCTTCAAAATAACTCCCTCGGCCACGAAATCCCCCAAGAAATTGGCCGTCCGCGCAGGCTACA TTTGGTTGGAAGAATTCCAGAAGATTTCATTTCCTTATCGAAGCTTCGTATCTTAGTTATCGAGTTCAACAATCTAACTGGAGGGCTCCCACCATTTCTTGGGAACCTTTCATCTCTACAGGGACTCCTGACAACCTCAAACAATCTTTGTGGAAGCATACCTAATACCATTGGCCAATTAAacaaattatattttctttctgtGGGTGCAAACATGCTGTCTGGCCTCGTCCCTCCCTCTTTATACAATCTTTCTCACATGAAA TTTACTGGGTCCATTCCTGCTTCTTTATCCAATGCTTCAAACTTGGAAAGGCTGACTGTTGCAGCTAATGGGCTTACTGGGAATGTTCCTTCTTTGGAGAAGTTGCATAAGCTTTGGTGGCTCAGTATCTCCGCCAACCATCTTGGAACTGGACGAACTGGTGACTTGAACTTTTTGTCCTCT ATATCTGGAAGCATCCCATCTGGGTTTGGAAATTTGGTCAACTTGGAGATGTTATATATGGGAGACAAGCG CATCCCTCCAAGTCTTGGAAAGTGCCAAAATTTACAGTCATTTGCTCTCAGTCAAAACAATCTTAGTGGTACAATCCCCAGAGAAATTGTAAGCATCCCATCCTTGGCAATCTATATGAACCTATCCCGAAACTATTTGACTGATTTTCTTCCAGTGGAAGTAGGACTTTTGTCCAATCTGGGAAGATTGGATATTTCTAATAACATGTTGTCTGGAGAAATTCCTAGTAGCCTCGGCAGTTGCACAAGTTTGGAATATGTGTACTTGAAAGACAATACGTTCAAAGGATCCATTCCCATGTCCTTAAGTTCGTTGAAGGGTATCCAAGTTTTAGATTTTTCTCACAACAATCTGACAGGAACTATTCCAAAATTTTTTGAGGAGTTTCTCTTGTTGCGGAGATCGAATTTATCTTTTAATGATCTTGAGGGCATGGTACCAGAAGGGGGAATCTTTAAGAATGCAAGTGCAACTTCAGTTGCAGGAAATAGTAAACTCTGCGGTGGCATGGCAGAATTTCATATGCCCCAATGCAACTTTAAAGAGACCAAATCTAAAACAGGTAGCCTTTCTATGAAACTGATAATAGCTGCTGCTTCTGGGTCTCTTTGTGCAGCACTGGctctgttttctctgtttcttttTCTAGCTAAGAGGAAAAGAGTAGAACCCACTTCAAGTTCAAGGTCTTCAGAGGATGGAAAATTCTAG
- the LOC110603865 gene encoding probable WRKY transcription factor 17 produces MAVDLMSFAKMEDQMAVQEAASQGLKSMEHLIRLMSHQSNHVDCTDLTDLTVSKFKKVISLLNRTGHARFRRGPVQSFSPSLSSAPTGYASRPQNLNQAPTHVAAPATVQQAPAVHTVAAPQVPIAAPASFVQSQPQSLTLDFTKPSIFSSNGKNSELEFTKESFSVSSSSSFMSSAITGDGSVSNGKQGSSIFLAPAVSGGKPPLSSGPYNKKRCHEHDHSDDMSGKFSGSTSGKCHCSKRRKNRVKKTIRVPAISSKIADIPPDEYSWRKYGQKPIKGSPYPRGYYKCSTVRGCPARKHVERANDDPKMLIVTYEGEHRHAQHAMQENLSGGVGLVFEST; encoded by the exons ATGGCCGTCGATCTTATGAGCTTTGCAAAAATGGAAGATCAGATGGCTGTACAAGAGGCCGCATCACAAGGCTTGAAGAGTATGGAGCACCTGATTCGCCTCATGTCTCACCAATCTAACCACGTGGATTGCACGGACCTCACTGACCTCACCGTCTCGAAGTTTAAAAAAGTCATATCTCTTCTCAACCGGACCGGTCATGCCCGATTCAGACGCGGACCTGTTCAATCTTTCTCCCCTTCGTTGTCATCGGCACCAACTGGTTACGCCTCTCGTCCCCAGAATTTAAATCAAGCTCCGACTCATGTTGCTGCTCCGGCTACTGTACAACAGGCGCCTGCCGTCCATACGGTGGCAGCTCCTCAGGTTCCGATCGCGGCTCCGGCAAGCTTTGTTCAGTCACAGCCGCAGAGTTTGACTCTCGACTTCACAAAACCGAGCATATTCAGCTCGAATGGTAAGAACTCAGAGCTTGAGTTCACAAAAGAAAGCTTTAGCGTGTCATCGAGCTCATCTTTCATGTCCTCGGCTATAACTGGAGACGGCAGCGTTTCAAATGGGAAGCAAGGGTCCTCGATTTTCCTGGCGCCTGCGGTCTCCGGCGGCAAGCCCCCTCTCTCATCGGGGCCATACAACAAGAAGCGGTGCCACGAGCACGATCATTCCGATGATATGTCTGGAAAGTTCTCCGGATCCACTAGCGGGAAGTGCCATTGCTCCAAGAGAAG gaaAAATCGGGTGAAGAAAACGATCAGAGTCCCAGCGATTAGTTCGAAAATAGCCGATATCCCTCCGGACGAGTACTCGTGGAGAAAGTATGGTCAAAAGCCAATAAAAGGATCACCATACCCACG GGGATATTACAAGTGTAGTACTGTTAGAGGGTGCCCAGCTAGAAAGCACGTAGAACGGGCTAACGACGATCCGAAGATGCTGATTGTGACATACGAGGGGGAGCACCGTCACGCCCAACACGCGATGCAGGAGAACTTGAGCGGTGGTGTAGGGTTAGTGTTCGAGTCAACGTGA
- the LOC110603729 gene encoding exocyst complex component EXO70A1 yields the protein MGDSVSANGDHNDRIQNLIAARKSLKLSLDRSKALGFALEKAGPRLDEIKQRLPSLEAAVRPIRADKDALAAVGGHINRAVGPAAAVLKVFDAVHGLEKSLLSDPKNDLPGYLSVLKRLEEALRFLGDNCGLAIQWLEDIVEYLEDNTVADDRYLTNLKKSLKSLREFQSDDQKARLDGGLLDAALDKLEGEFRRLLTEHSVPLPMSSPSSLGQQAVIAPSPLPVTVIQKLQAILGRLIANNRLEKCISIYVEVRGSNVRASLQALDLDYLEISIAEFNDVQSIEGYIAQWGKHLEFAVKHLFEAEYKLCNDVFERIGLDVWMGCFAKIAAQAGILAFLQFGKTVTESKKDPIKLLKLLDIFKSLNKLRLDFNRLFGGEACMEIQNLTRDLIKRVIDGASEIFWELLVQVELQRQIPPPLDGGVPRLVSFITDYCNKLLGDDYKPILTQVLVIHRSWKHERFQERLLVTEVLNVIKAIELNVETWTKAYEDTILSNLFAMNNHYHLYKHLKGTKLGDLLGDSWLREHEQYKDYYATIFLRDSWGKLPGHLSREGLILFSGGRATARDLVKKRLKTFNEAFDEMYKKQSNWVMPERDLREKTCQLIVQAVLPVYRSYMQNYGPLVEQDGSSSKYTKYSVQVLEQMLASLFQPRPGRYGSFKGRQSNEKFNNGVADLRRTASAVV from the coding sequence ATGGGGGATTCTGTCAGTGCTAATGGCGATCATAACGATAGGATTCAGAATTTGATAGCTGCAAGGAAGTCATTGAAGCTAAGCTTAGACAGGTCAAAAGCTTTAGGGTTTGCTCTTGAGAAAGCAGGACCTAGATTAGATGAGATTAAACAAAGATTGCCATCTCTGGAGGCGGCTGTACGCCCCATTCGTGCTGATAAGGACGCCCTTGCTGCTGTTGGTGGCCACATTAACCGTGCTGTTGGTCCTGCTGCGGCAGTGCTTAAGGTTTTTGATGCTGTTCATGGGCTAGAAAAGTCGCTTTTATCAGATCCAAAAAATGATCTCCCTGGGTATTTGTCTGTGTTAAAGCGCCTTGAGGAGGCATTGAGATTTCTGGGGGATAATTGTGGATTGGCAATTCAGTGGTTGGAGGATATAGTGGAGTATTTAGAGGATAATACAGTGGCGGATGACCGGTACCTCACTAATCTGAAGAAGTCGTTGAAGAGTCTTAGGGAATTCCAAAGTGATGATCAAAAGGCTCGCCTTGATGGTGGACTTTTAGATGCTGCGCTTGATAAATTGGAAGGCGAGTTTCGACGGCTCTTGACAGAACATAGTGTGCCACTCCCAATGTCGTCACCTTCATCCCTCGGTCAGCAGGCAGTAATTGCTCCATCGCCATTACCTGTAACTGTTATTCAGAAGCTGCAAGCCATTCTTGGGAGGTTGATTGCCAATAATAGACTTGAAAAGTGCATATCAATTTATGTTGAAGTTCGTGGTTCAAATGTTAGAGCTAGTCTGCAGGCTCTTGATTTGGATTATCTTGAGATCTCCATAGCTGAATTCAATGATGTGCAGAGCATAGAAGGCTATATAGCTCAGTGGGGCAAACATTTGGAGTTTGCAGTGAAGCATTTGTTTGAAGCGGAGTACAAGCTTTGTAATGATGTGTTTGAGAGGATAGGATTGGATGTGTGGATGGGATGCTTTGCCAAGATAGCTGCTCAAGCAGGTATTCTTGCATTTCTTCAATTTGGGAAGACTGTTACAGAAAGCAAGAAAGACCCAATCAAGCTTTTGAAGTTGCTGGATATATTTAAATCTCTTAACAAGTTAAGGCTGGATTTCAACAGGCTCTTTGGTGGGGAAGCCTGTATGGAGATCCAAAACCTCACAAGGGACCTCATTAAGAGGGTCATTGATGGGGCATCCGAGATTTTCTGGGAACTTCTGGTTCAGGTAGAGTTGCAGAGGCAGATCCCCCCTCCTCTGGATGGGGGTGTACCAAGACTAGTAAGCTTTATTACTGATTACTGTAATAAGCTTCTTGGGGATGACTATAAGCCCATTCTGACCCAGGTTCTGGTCATTCATCGAAGTTGGAAGCACGAAAGGTTTCAGGAGAGGCTCCTTGTTACTGAGGTACTGAATGTGATAAAAGCCATTGAGCTCAATGTGGAGACTTGGACAAAGGCTTATGAAGACACCATCCTATCTAACCTTTTTGCTATGAACAACCACTACCATTTGTACAAGCATTTGAAAGGGACAAAACTTGGGGATCTCTTAGGGGATTCTTGGTTAAGAGAACATGAGCAGTATAAGGACTATTATGCTACGATCTTCTTGAGGGACAGTTGGGGAAAGCTTCCGGGTCATCTAAGTCGGGAAGGTCTTATTCTTTTCTCAGGTGGGCGTGCCACTGCACGTGATCTTGTCAAGAAAAGGCTGAAAACTTTCAATGAAGCTTTTGATGAAATGTACAAGAAGCAATCAAACTGGGTTATGCCAGAGAGAGACCTCAGGGAGAAGACGTGCCAGTTGATAGTGCAGGCCGTTCTTCCTGTTTATCGGAGTTATATGCAGAACTATGGGCCTTTAGTTGAGCAGGATGGAAGTTCAAGTAAGTATACTAAATACTCTGTGCAGGTCTTAGAGCAGATGCTTGCCTCACTATTTCAGCCAAGGCCAGGAAGATATGGAAGTTTCAAAGGTAGGCAGTCTAATGAGAAATTCAACAATGGGGTAGCAGATCTTCGGCGTACAGCATCTGCGGTTGTGTGA